A DNA window from Helianthus annuus cultivar XRQ/B chromosome 15, HanXRQr2.0-SUNRISE, whole genome shotgun sequence contains the following coding sequences:
- the LOC110912839 gene encoding uncharacterized protein At2g24330, translated as MADEKEVKEVVEEKNDDVDKKKPKKKKGILSRVWNAVFGLRGDDFEKRLQYISKEEATLHSRLKRRSLRWRTTARNLVVFSIIFELVAVGYAIMTTRTVDMDWRMRSVHVLPMFLLPALSFGLYYGLSRFTKFCDQRDQKALEKLQEERQAKIDELKERTNYYITQQLIQKYDTDPAAKAAAASVLASKLGADSGMKVFFADESQPNTYDTGKSSDVELQQSSGLRKRNQSNLKSSGSNASQQFDNVTPQFGENEVSGNLTHDQLVVEHHNPADSATQDGGWIAKLAALLVGEDPMESYALICGNCHMHNGLARKEDYPFITYYCPHCNALNKPKNSVLPSDAIASADVKLTEDVNESTVEKVSAASSSTVATPEEKEANEKTAAA; from the exons ATGGCTGATGAGAAAGAGGTGAAGGAAGTAGTGGAGGAGAAGAATGATGACGTGGATAAGAAGAAACCGAAGAAGAAGAAGGGGATTTTGTCTCGGGTTTGGAATGCAGTGTTTGGATTACGTGGTGATGATTTTGAGAAGAGGTTGCAGTATATATCTAAAGAAGAGGCCACTCTGCATTCTAGGTTGAAAAGGAGATCTTTGAGGTGGAGAACAACTGCCAGAAATTTAGTTGTTTTTTCTATTATTTTTGAG TTGGTTGCGGTGGGTTATGCTATAATGACCACGAGAACAGTAGACATGGATTGGAGAATGAGATCGGTGCACGTCTTACCCATGTTTCTTTTGCCTGCGTTATCGTTCGGCTTATATTACGGACTTTCAAGATTCACTAAGTTTT GTGATCAAAGGGATCAGAAAGCATTAGAGAAGCTTCAAGAAGAAAGGCAAGCAAAAATCGATGAACTTAAAGAGAGAACTAATTACTACATCACTCAGCAACTCATTCAG AAATATGACACGGATCCAGCAGCAAAAGCAGCTGCTGCATCTGTTCTTGCATCAAAATTGGGTGCAGATTCGGGGATGAAAGTATTTTTTGCAGACGAATCACAACCAAACACATATGACACCGGGAAAAGCAGCGATGTTGAGCTTCAACAGTCGAGTGGTCTCAGGAAACGAAATCAATCAAACCTTAAATCTTCTGGAAGCAATGCGAGCCAACAATTTGATAACGTAACTCCTCAGTTTGGAGAAAACGAGGTTTCTGGGAATTTAACACATGATCAACTTGTTGTTGAGCATCATAATCCTGCAGATTCGGCCACCCAAGATGGCGGTTGGATCGCTAAACTTGCTGCATTGCTTGTGGGAGAGGATCCCATGGAATCTTATGCACTTATATGTGGAAATTGCCATATGCATAATG GTCTTGCTAGAAAAGAGGATTACCCGTTCATCACTTACTATTGTCCGCATTGTAACGCCTTAAATAAACCAAAGAATTCGGTACTTCCTTCAGATGCAATAGCAAGTGCGGATGTTAAGTTGACTGAAGATGTTAACGAGTCAACGGTTGAGAAAGTATCTGCCGCTAGCAGTAGCACCGTAGCTACACCGGAAGAGAAGGAAGCAAATGAGAAAACGGCGGCAGCATAG